A genomic segment from Mus caroli chromosome 17, CAROLI_EIJ_v1.1, whole genome shotgun sequence encodes:
- the Rpl36 gene encoding 60S ribosomal protein L36 — protein MALRYPMAVGLNKGHKVTKNVSKPRHSRRRGRLTKHTKFVRDMIREVCGFAPYERRAMELLKVSKDKRALKFIKKRVGTHIRAKRKREELSNVLAAMRKAAAKKD, from the exons ATGGCTCTGCGCTACCCCATGGCCGTGGGCCTCAACAAGGGCCACAAGGTGACGAAAAACGTCAGCAAGCCGAGACACAGCCGGCGACGCGGG CGCCTCACCAAACACACCAAGTTCGTGCGGGACATGATCCGGGAGGTGTGCGGCTTCGCGCCCTACGAGCGGCGAGCCATGGAGTTGCTCAAAGTGTCCAAGGACAAGCGCGCACTCAAGTTCATCAAGAAGAGG GTGGGCACGCACATCCGCGCCAAGAGAAAGCGGGAGGAGCTGAGCAACGTGCTGGCAGCCATGAGGAAGGCGGCGGCCAAGAAGGATTGA
- the Lonp1 gene encoding lon protease homolog, mitochondrial, protein MAASTGYVRLWAAARCWVLRRPLLAVTGGRVPSASGSWLRRGCRACDMSAPWGGRVPPGGVQWRGLWDSGSRGGSDETSEGGAEDGATASTGEGPVVTALAPMTVPDVFPHLPLIAITRNPVFPRFIKIVEVKNKKLVELLRRKVRLAQPYVGVFLKRDDNNESDVVESLDEIYHTGTFAQIHEMQDLGDKLRMIVTGHRRIHISRQLEVEPEGLEPEAEKQKSRRKLKRGKKEVEDELGPKPQLEMVTEAAPDTSKEVLMVEVENVAHEDFQVTEEVKALTAEIVKTIRDIIALNPLYRESVLQMMQAGQRVVDNPIYLSDMGAALTGAESHELQDVLEETNILKRLYKALSLLKKEFELSKLQQRLGREVEEKIKQTHRKYLLQEQLKIIKKELGLEKDDKDAIEEKFRERLRELVVPKHVMDVVDEELSKLALLDNHSSEFNVTRNYLDWLTSIPWGRQSDENLDLARAQAVLEEDHYGMEDVKKRVLEFIAVSQLRGSTQGKILCFHGPPGVGKTSIARSIARALGREYFRFSVGGMTDVAEIKGHRRTYVGAMPGKIIQCLKKTKTENPLVLIDEVDKIGRGYQGDPSSALLELLDPEQNANFLDHYLDVPVDLSKVLFICTANVIDTIPEPLRDRMEMINVSGYVAQEKLAIAERYLVPQARTLCGLDESKAQLSAAVLTLLIKQYCRESGVRNLQKQVEKVLRKAAYKIVSGEAQTVQVTPENLQDFVGKPVFTVERMYEVTPPGVVMGLAWTAMGGSTLFVETSLRRPQVSGSKEDKDGSLEVTGQLGDVMKESARIAYTYARAFLMEQDPENDFLVTSHIHLHVPEGATPKDGPSAGCTIVTALLSLALGQPVLQNLAMTGEVSLTGKVLPVGGIKEKTIAAKRAGVTCIILPAENRKDFSDLAPFITEGLEVHFVEHYRDIFRIAFPRQEHREALAVER, encoded by the exons ATGGCGGCGAGCACAGGCTACGTGCGGCTCTGGGCCGCTGCGCGGTGCTGGGTTCTGCGGCGGCCGCTGCTGGCTGTCACCGGAGGCCGGGTCCCGAGCGCGTCCGGGTCGTGGCTGCGCCGAGGATGTCGGGCCTGCGACATGTCAGCTCCCTGGGGCGGCCGCGTTCCTCCCGGCGGGGTCCAGTGGCGGGGGCTGTGGGACTCGGGCAGCCGCGGTGGCAGCGACGAGACCTCCGAGGGCGGTGCGGAGGACGGGGCCACGGCGAGCACCGGGGAAGGCCCGGTCGTCACAGCGCTCGCGCCCATGACCGTCCCGGATGTGTTTCCTCACCTGCCGCTCATCGCCATCACCCGCAACCCTGTGTTCCCGCGCTTTATCAAGATCGTGGAG GTTAAAAATAAGAAGTTGGTTGAGCTCCTGAGAAGGAAAGTCCGACTTGCACAGCCCTATGTTGGCGTCTTCCTAAAGAGAGATGACAA CAATGAGTCGGACGTGGTGGAGAGCCTGGATGAAATCTACCATACGGGAACATTCGCTCAGATTCATGAGATGCAGGACCTCGGAGACAAGTTGCGCATGATTGTCACAGGCCACAGAAG gatTCACATCAGCCGGCAGCTGGAGGTGGAACCAGAGGGtctagagccagaggcagagaaacaaaaGTCCAGGAGGAAGCTGAAACGAGGCAAGAAAGAGGTGGAGGATGAGCTGGGCCCCAAGCCCCAGCTGGAGATGGTGACCGAGGCTGCCCCTGACACATCCAAGGAGGTGCTCATGGTGGAGGTTGAGAATGTAGCCCATGAAGACTTCCAGGTCACAGAGGAAGTGAAG GCCCTGACTGCAGAGATTGTGAAGACCATTCGGGATATCATCGCCTTGAACCCTCTGTACAG AGAGTCAGTGCTGCAGATGATGCAGGCAGGCCAGCGTGTGGTGGACAACCCCATCTACTTGAGCGACATGGGTGCGGCACTCACTGGAGCGGAGTCCCATGAGCTGCAAGATGTGCTGGAAGAGACCAAC ATCCTTAAGCGGCTCTATAAGGCCCTGTCTCTCTTGAAGAAGGAGTTTGAGTTGAGCAAGCTTCAGCAGCGCCTAGGCCGTGAG GTAGAGGAGAAGATCAagcagacacacaggaagtaccTGCTGCAGGAGCAGTTGAAGATCATCAAGAAGGAATTGGGGTTGGAGAAAGATGATAAAGATGCCATTGAGGAGAAGTTCCGGGAACGCCTCAGGGAGCTTGTGGTTCCCAAGCATGTGATGGACGTGGTGGATGAGGAGCTGAGCAAGCTTGCTCTTCTGGACAACCACTCCTCTGAGTTCAA TGTCACTCGAAATTACCTGGACTGGCTGACGTCCATCCCATGGGGCCGGCAGAGTGATGAGAACTTGGACTTGGCTCGGGCCCAGGCTGTGCTGGAGGAGGACCACTACGGCATGGAGGACGTGAAGAAGCGTGTCCTG GAGTTCATTGCAGTCAGCCAGCTCAGAGGCTCTACACAAGGCAAGATCCTCTGCTTCCACGGCCCACCGGGGGTGGGCAAGACCAGCATTGCACGCTCCATTGCCCGTGCCCTTGGCCGAGAATACTTCCGTTTCAGTGTTGGTGGCATGACAGATGTGGCAGAAATCAAGGGGCACAG GCGTACCTACGTGGGGGCCATGCCTGGGAAGATCATCCAGTGTCTGAAGAAGACCAAGACAGAGAACCCACTAGTGCTCATTGATGAG GTGGACAAGATTGGCCGAGGCTACCAAGGGGACCCGTCATCAGCACTGCTGGAGTTGCTGGACCCTGAGCAGAATGCCAACTTCCTAGACCACTACCTGGATGTGCCAGTGGATCTGTCCAAG GTGCTATTCATCTGCACGGCCAATGTTATCGACACCATCCCAGAGCCACTGAGGGACCGCATGGAGATGATCAATGTGTCTGGCTATGTAGCACAGGAGAAGCTGGCCATCGCAGAG CGGTACCTGGTGCCACAGGCCCGCACCCTGTGTGGCCTAGATGAGAGCAAGGCCCAGCTGTCAGCAGCAGTGCTCACACTGCTCATCAAGCAATACTGCAGGGAGAGTGGTGTGCGCAACCTACAGAAGCAGGTGGAGAAG GTGCTGCGCAAGGCTGCATACAAGATCGTAAGTGGGGAGGCCCAGACGGTACAGGTGACACCTGAGAACCTACAAGACTTTGTAGGGAAGCCTGTGTTCACAGTGGAGCGCATGTACGAAGTCACACCCCCTGGCGTGGTCATGGGTTTGGCCTGGACTGCCATGG GAGGTTCCACATTGTTTGTGGAGACATCTTTGAGGCGGCCCCAAGTTAGTGGCAGCAAGGAGGACAAGGATGGCAGCCTAGAGGTGACAGGTCAGCTGGGAGATGTGATGAAAGAGAGTGCCCGCATAGCCTACACCTATGCTCGTGCCTTCCTGATGGAGCAGGACCCTGAAAATGACTTCCTGGTCACATCACACATCCACCTGCATGTGCCTGAG GGCGCTACCCCCAAGGATGGTCCCAGTGCTGGCTGTACCATTGTCACTGCACTGCTGTCCCTGGCTCTGGGCCAGCCAGTGTTGCAGAACCTTGCCATGACCGGGGAGGTCTCCCTCACTGGCAAGGTGTTGCCTGTGGGTGGCATCAAGGAGAAGACCATTGCG GCTAAGCGTGCAGGTGTGACCTGCATCATTCTGCCTGCCGAGAACAGAAAGGACTTCTCGGATTTAGCTCCTTTTATCACAGAGGGCCTGGAAGTTCACTTCGTGGAACACTATCGCGACATATTCCGCATTGCCTTCCCCCGGCAAGAGCACAGGGAGGCACTGGCTGTGGAGAGATGA